The genomic interval CCGCAAATTCGCACCGCGGCTGCCGGGCTTCCTGATCGCGGTGGTCGCGGCCTCGCTCGCCGCCTCGCTTCTGAACCTTCCCGTCGATACGATCGGGTCGCGCTTTCCCTATATACCGGCCGGGCTCCCGGTGCCCTCGTTTCCCGACATCTCGCTCGCCAAGATCAATGCCGTCCTGCCATCGGCCTTCACCATCGCCTTCCTCGCCGGGATCGAGGCGCTGCTGTCGGCGGTCGTCGCCGACGGCATGGCAGGGACGCGGCATCGCTCGAACCAGGAACTGATCGGGCAGGGCGTGGCCAATCTCGGTTCGGCGCTGTTCGGCGGCCTCCCCGCCACCGGAGCGATCGCGCGCACCGCGACCAATATCCGGTCGGGCGCGAAGACGCCCGTTGCCGGCATGATGCACGCGGCCTTTCTGCTCGTGTTCATTCTCTTCGGCACGGACCTGATGGCCTATGTGCCGATGGCGGCGCTCGCCGCGATCCTCTTCATGGTCGCCTGGGGCATGAGCGAGTATCAACGCTTCTTCGCGCTGCTGCGGATGCCGAACAGCGACCGGGCGGTGCTGCTGATCACCTTCGGATTGACGGTCCTCGTCGACCTGACGGTCGCGATCGCGGTCGGGGTCACGCTTGCGTCGCTCTTGTTCATGGCGCGTATGGCCGAAGCGGTCGAGGTCGACCGGAGCGGCCGCCGCGACGCCGAACTCGATGCCGAAGACCTCGACCAGCGCGACGACCTGCCGCCCGGGGTCGAGGTGTTCCGGATCGCCGGTCCCTTCTTTTTCGGCGTCGCGGGCGAACTGCTCGACACGCTGCGCCGCGTCGGGCAGTCGCCGCGCGTCATCATCCTGCGGATGCGGCTCGTACCGCTGCTCGATGCGAGCGGGGCGCAGGCGCTTCAGGAATTTGTCGAACAGGCCCGGCTGACTGGCGCGCGGGTGATCGTGTCGGGCGTGCAGCCCCAGCCGCGCGCGATGCTCGGGCGGATCGGCCTTGGCGAAGCGGCGGGGCGCATCGCCTATGCGGCCGA from uncultured Sphingopyxis sp. carries:
- the sulP gene encoding sulfate permease: MKTEAYTPKLLTVFREGYSAAAFRADAIAGLTVAIVALPLAMALGIASGASPDKGLITAVVAGFLISALGGSRVQVGGPTGAFVVVIFNVIASHGYDGLLIATLLAGLILIASGLLRFGQMIKYIPHPVVTGFTAGIAVIIASSQVKDFLGLAIDKVPADFLPKWQAYLGALPSANWAAIGIGGAALAIIIALRKFAPRLPGFLIAVVAASLAASLLNLPVDTIGSRFPYIPAGLPVPSFPDISLAKINAVLPSAFTIAFLAGIEALLSAVVADGMAGTRHRSNQELIGQGVANLGSALFGGLPATGAIARTATNIRSGAKTPVAGMMHAAFLLVFILFGTDLMAYVPMAALAAILFMVAWGMSEYQRFFALLRMPNSDRAVLLITFGLTVLVDLTVAIAVGVTLASLLFMARMAEAVEVDRSGRRDAELDAEDLDQRDDLPPGVEVFRIAGPFFFGVAGELLDTLRRVGQSPRVIILRMRLVPLLDASGAQALQEFVEQARLTGARVIVSGVQPQPRAMLGRIGLGEAAGRIAYAADYAGAQALAVDLAVGGRENPILTKSGEGNE